Below is a window of Tolypothrix bouteillei VB521301 DNA.
TCTGGAACCAAAAAGATGCTCCTCAATCTCCAGAACTTCGCTTTCTTGAAGCTTATATTTCGAGTGATGAAGGTAATTATACTTCTATAATTGATTGTCGTAAAGGCTTTTTTATAAATTTGAAATATGAAGTCATAAAGCCTTTAAATGGTTTAAGAATTGGCTTTTTTATGCAGAACTCAGAAGGATTACCTATTTGTGGTTCTAACGATCCCACAGCTTGGTTAAAGTTAGAAAAAAGCCCAGGTACTTACGTAAGTCGGTGTTTTTTCCCTGGTTATACCTTAAATAGCGGTAAGTATTCAATTTATTTTGGAGCTGATGTGCCACCCTACTCTACTTCTCTCATAACAACTCCCTATTGCATAAGTTTTTCTATTGAAGATGTTGAAGGACATGGTCCTCTCAATGAAAAACTTCCAGGAATTATAAGACCTAAATTGAACTGGCGTGTAGAACAACTCCTTAAAGCGGAAGTATAAATATTTTCAGGATTTTTAAGTTTAAAAATAACCTTAAAAATTCTGTAGAAAATAATTTTTTTTAGTCCTGAAAATTTCAATTCAAAAATTAGATTTTGTCATTTTTAGCTATTCTCTACAACGGATTAACTATTTTCAAATTACTAAGTAGCTATGTCTCTCTCAACTCCAGTCGTTTTCATAATTTTTAATCGTCCCGACCTGACAGATATTGTATTTAAAAAAATTGCTGAAGCTCAACCGAAAAAGCTTTTAGTTATTGCAGATGGTCCCCGCTCTCCTGAAGAAGCTGAAAAATGTAGTAAAACCAGAGAAATTATTCAAAAAATAGATTGGGATTGTGATGTTTTAACTAATTTCTCAGACAAGAATTTAGGATGCAGAGAGCGAATAGTAAGTGGATTAAACTGGGTATTCTCGCTTGTTGAAGAAGCAATTATTTTAGAAGATGACTGTCTTCCGGCACCTTCTTTCTTTACTTTTTGTCAGGATTTACTTGAATACTATCGACATGACAAAAGAATAATGATGATTAGTGGAGATAATTTTCAACTAGGACAAAGTAGAACTAACTATAGCTATTACTTTTCAAAATATGCTCATATATGGGGTTGGGCAACTTGGAGAAGAGCTTGGCATTACTACGATGCTAATATGGAAACATGGCCGGAGTCTAGGGAAGCAATAAGCGCTCTAATAGAAGATAACTATGAAAAAAAGTTTTGGATCGACATATTTGAGCATGTATTTAATCGTAGGCAAGATTGGGATTGGCAATGGGCTTATGCCTGTTTAACCCAAAATGGTCTGTCAGTGATGCCTAACGTAAACCTAATATCAAATCTTGGTTTTAGAGAGGATGCAACACAAGCTCTTCATAAAAGTCCTTGGGCAAAACTACCAGTAGATGATATTTGGACAATAAAGCATCCACCTAACGTGATTAGAAATGTCACTGCTGACAAATACACATTTGATTATCACTATGAAGGTAATGATATGAGAAAACGCGATACTATTCAATGGAAGATTTATAATTATTTTGCGATCCTTTTAGAAAAAATTAAAAGAAAATTTTTTAACGTTATGTCTAAAATTTATGTCGGAAAATTAGGATATTAATTTCATTAGCCGTTATTGGAGTCAGTATAAAATGAATAATCTTTATACAATTGAAAATGCAGAAAAATTTAATTGGTCTTCTGTTAGCGGTCAATTAAATCCAGAACGCGTGTCTCATCTGGACAAGTATTTAATAGGTAAAAAGATTTTAGATGCTGGTTGTGGTGGAGGTGCATATGTAGAATTTTTGTCTCAAAAGAATTTAGAAGTAACAGGTGTTGATAAATATGAGCATTTTTTGCAGGTAGCACGACAAAAAGGAAAATTAGGTACTTACATTCAAGCTGATATCACTAATCTTCCTTTCCCTGACAAAGTGTTTGATTGTACCTACTGCTATGATGTTTTAGAACATATAGATGACCAAGCTGCTATAAAAGAATTGATTAGAGTAACTTCTAAAAGACTGATTGTTGCAGTACCACAAGAAGATGAAATAATGAAAAAGTTTAACTTAACATTCTTGCACTATCAAGATAAAACTCACTTAAGAAACTACACAGAAAATTCATTAAAAATCTTTTTTAAGTAATGGTTGTACAAAGATAAATATTTTTCAGAACTGTTTGTTCCAACTCAAGGACTTGTTAACGAGATGATATTAAAACCAAATACAACTCATTTGAGGCATTTGTATAAAAATAATTTATAAAATACTTCTTACTATACTAGAAAAAGTTTCATATAGAAAAATACCTACTGGCTTGGTAGCTGTTGTCGATCTGTAATTGTTAATAACTTATGAAAGTTTTATACAACATAACTCTGCTGGGTGCAGGGTATTACTATCCTCTCTCTCGCACGGGAATTTTTAGAGTTATTGAGAATCTAGCTTATGGTCTAAAAAATTCAAATGAGTGCGATTTAATTTTCTGCTCCCAAGGGTCTCCTCAGATATTATTCGATGTTCTCGACTACTTACAATCGAATTCAGAACTAGCAGGAGTACCAATAGGTTACCAGAGCAAAGATTTGAAATTTAGGCGATTGTTACAAAATGTTTATCATCCACTCAATCAAAAGCTGGACAATCTTCCACTGACACAAAAATTATTGCCTGATATATTAGTGCTTAGGACGATCAGAAAAGTTTTGACTTATGTAACGCAAACTGCAAACTCTTTGTATAAACCAATCTCATGGCATAACCTTGCTGAAGCAGATATATATCATTCACCTTATGAGCCAATTCCAGATGACATAAGAAAAGCAGCAACTCCCATACAGAAGTTTCTGACAGTACACGACCTGATTCCAATTATACATCCGGAATTTTTTGACTTACAGGATAACGATACAGTTGAAAGAGCTATATCAAGTTTAGATCCTGAGTCTTGGGTATTATGTGTTTCTCAATCGACTAAAGATGACTTATGCAATTACTCAAGCATTATCGATCCTTCTAGAGTTTTTGTCACACATCTAGCAGCATCAAAACTTTTCTATCCCTGCTTGGATTCCCAACACATTAAAGCCACTTGCAGTAAATATAACATACCAAACGCACCCTATATACTCAGTTTAAGTACCTTGGAACCCCGGAAAAATATTGACCTGACCATTCGATGTTTTCTTCAGCTCATTCAGCAAGAAAAGATTCAAGATTTAAATCTCGTGTTAGTTGGGGCAAAAGGTTGGAAGTATGACAAAATTTTTGCGGAAATCTCTAAAAACCCTGTCTTAAAAGACCGCATTATTACCACAGGCTACGTTGCTGATGAAGACTTGGCGGCTCTCTATAGTGGTGCGATCGCTTTTGTTTATCCCTCATTCTATGAAGGATTTGGTCTACCTCCCTTGGAAGCCATGCAATGTGGTGTTCCTGTCATTACCTCCAATACCTCTTCGTTACCTGAAGTGGTTGGTGATGCGGGAATCACCCTTGACCCCAAAGACGCTGATGGGCTCTGTCATAGCTTGCTTGAACTTTACAACCAGCCCGGATTGCGAAAGTCCATGTCATACAAATCTCTGGAGCAGGCAAAAAAATTTAGTTGGGAAAAATGTACTCAACAAACACTTGCTGCTTACAAAACCGCTCTATCCGCTTAAGTTTTCAACTGCCATGAATATTTGAAATAGAAAATAATGAAAATTCTTTACGATATATCATTACTTGGAATAGGCCATTACGATCCTGTCAATCGAACCGGAACGTTTAGAGTTGTTGAAAATATGGCATGCGGGCTGGCAAGTTTAAAAGACATCAATTTAAAATTTTGTGTCAGTCAAAATTTACCAGTGCTGGTAGAATGCCTGGATTATTTGACATATAATAAAAAACTCTTAAAAAAAACTCTTGCCTATTCAAAGCCACAAGAATTTATTGCGAGACAACTGTACAACTATAATATTAAGCTGAGTAAATCACACGATACACTACCGCTTAAAGTTCTCAAAAAATTTTATAGAATAGCCAATAGACTAGCTGAAAAACACATACATCCCCTCAATGCTAAACTTTTACAAAATGCAGATGTTTTTCACTCTCCTTGCTTTGCCCTAACTTCTCAAGTAAAAGAATCTAAAAATGTTAAAAAGTTTTTGACAGTTCACGATTTAATCCCCATTTTATATCCAAATTTATTTGAACACAATAATGAGGAATATTTAAAGAAAATCTTAAACAGTATTGATTCTGAAGATTATGTGACTTGTGTATCAAACTCAACCAAGAATGATTTATGTAACTATTTAAAAAACATTGACCCCGAACGAGTATTTGTGACCCATTTGGCTGCTGCACCTGATGTTTTCTATCCTTGTTCGAATTCAGAAAAACTTGTCGGTATCCGCAATAAATATCATATTCCTAATGCTGCGTACATTCTCAGCCTCTGTACTTTAGAACCTCGAAAAAATATTGACCACGTTATTCGCTGTTTTGCAAAGCTGATTCAAGAACAAAATATTAAAGATCTATATCTTATCTTAGTAGGTACTAAAGGGTGGAGTTACAACAAGATTTTTGAAGAAGTTGCCAACTTTCCTTTAGCAAAGGAACGTGTCATTCTAACTGGATATGTAGCTGATGAAGACCTAGCTGCACTTTACAGTGGCGCACTTGCTTTCACGTACCTTTCTTTTTACGAAGGATTTGGTCTACCACCACTAGAGGCTATGCAATGTGGTGTCCCAGTTATTAGTTCAAATACCTCTTCCCTACCTGAAGTTGTAGGGGATGCAGCTATTATGCTTGACCCTTTGGATGTAGATGGGCTTTGTCAGAGCATATTAGAGATCTATAACAATTCATCTTTAAGAGAAACAATGTCTTTGAAATCAATCGAGCAAGCAAAACGTTTTAGTTGGGAGAGATGCGCTCGAGAAACTGTAAAAGCTTACAAGAAAGCTGTAGCTGTTTAGATTATATTAGTTAACTCATCTAGGCAAACAAGTTTCTTTAAATTTTAGGAGTTAAGATGACAATTCGAGTAGCTTATGACATAACTTGCTTGTTGATTGAAGCAAAACACATCGATAGGAAGAGTGGAGTTTACAGAGTTACTGAAGAGGTAATGGATGAACTCAATAAAAGAGATGATATTGAACTATCATTAGTCAAAATATGTGCGGATAATTCTTTATTTAATGCTCTTGATTTTTCTTGTTATTTAAAAAATGAACCTTATTTAAATACCTATAAAACGACCGATCTTTTGAAGAGCCTACAATTTATTGAAGTCTCACGACGAAATATATCCCATTTTTCGTCTGAAGAATTTCAAAGAATGCCAAAGTTTTACCAAAAGCCATCATCATTAGAGGAATTTTAAACTTCTAAGAAAGTTTGATGCATATATTTCTTTTGATAAGAATAACTTTGATATTATTCATTCCCCTTATCATAAATTACCTTCTGAAGAATTGACTAAAGGTGTACCTAGAGTTATTACTGTCCATGACATTATTCCCATCATTATGCCTGAAATGGTCAATCCAATTCTCATTCCTTATTTTCAGGAAGTCCTTAACAGTATAAACCACCATCAAGATTGGGTCGTATGTAACTCTGAATACACCAAGCAAGAGTTTTGCGAATACACGGGAATGCCACTTGAACGCACGTTCGTCACTCCACTAGCGGCGACCGATCGCTTTTATCGAGTGACTGACTCTGCTCGGATAGATACCGCTCGTCAGCGCTATGGTATTCCTGATGGTGATTACTTTTTAAGTCTTGGGACTCAACTCGAACCTCGCAAAAATCTAGCTCATCTAATTCGTTGTTTCTTGCGGTTATTATCCGAGCAACCCAATCTCAATATTAATTTGGTTTTAGTCGGCTCGCAACGCTTTCAATCTGTTGAAACTATCGATCGCCTTTTTCCTCAATTCAGTTCCAGAGTGCTGTTTACTGGATACGTTGCTGATGAAGATTTAAGCGCCATCTATAGCGGTGCGACGGCTTTTATTTACCCTTCTCTTTACGAAGGTTTTGGTTTACCTCTCTTAGAAGCCATGCGCTGCGGTACTCCTGTTATCGCTTCCAATACAACATCCTTACCAGAGGTTGTAGGTGATGCAGGTATCTTGGTCGATCCAAAAGATGAAGATGCTCTTTGTCAGGCGATGCTCGACTTGCTGAGAGACAGTCACTTAGTTCAAGAACTCCGTCAAAAAGGTTTTGCGCGATCGCAAAATTTTAGTTGGTCAAAATGTGCTGCTGATACCGCAAAAGTCTATAAACGAATTGTCAACCATCAATGATTTAATTTAATATAAGACACAGATATGAAACTGAACGTGTTTAAGTTGTGTTTGAATTAAAGTTCAATAAATCCTATCGGTGCTATCACACCTGTTGATAACGGTGAACAATTTATAGAGATATACATCAAAAATATTATCACTCAAGTATATCTCAATGCAAACACATTTTTGTAGGTGGAGGTTTAAAAGACAGAACCGTAAAAATTTTCATTTCATATAGGGCTTTATCAAATATGTCTGTCAACCCAAAAGTATCTATTATCACTCCTGCTTACAACACCAGTCGCTATATAAAAAAAGCAATAGAATCAGCCTTAGCTCAAGTCGAGCAGAATATTGAAGTGATTGTAGTAGATGATGCTTCCACGGACAATACAGTAGAAGTTGTCAGTAGCTTTTCCGATCCTCGCATCAAACTTTTAGTAAATGAATCACATCAGGGACCGAGCTACTCCAGAAATCGTGCATTAAAAGAGGCAAAAGGTGAATGGATTGCCTTACTTGATTCTGATGATTGGTATGCGCCCAAAAGATTGGAAAGGCTTTTACAGGTAGCTGAGAAGGAAAATGCTGACTTTGTTGCTGATGATTTGTATTTAATTCCAGAAGGGGAAGATACTCCTTGGAGCATAACAGTTTTTCAAAAAAATAGAATACACTTAGACAAGCCGAAACAAATCGATCTGATTTACTTTGTAGAGCGATACCTTAGTATTACAAAACCTCTCATCAAGCTAAACTTTCTAATTCAGCAAAATCTAAAATTTAATGAATCTTTGAAATACGAAGAAGATTTCGTTCTCTTTTTCTTCTGTCTGTTAAAGGGTTGTCGTTTTATTATACTACCAGAACCCTATTATTTCTATCAAATCCGTATTAACTCCTTAATGAAGGAATACGTTGATTTCTACGAGCAAGCCTGTAAAACAAATTTGTCTCTTTTACAGCAAGAGTTTACTCAAGAAAACCCACAACTAAAACGGACTTTATTAAAACGTTTGAAAACTATGAAGCAAATTAGAGCTTTTTACCGAGTCAGACAGGCATTTAAAGAAGGTGGATTTTTAACTGCATTGATTAAGGCTATACTAAACCCTAATTTTTTACCTGTGCTATGGGAAAAGTTACCAGGAATGTTTAGATACTACTTTTTCTATCGCTGGAATACCAATTTATCTAAGTAGTACAAATCCTCTCTTCCCACAATTCCGTCTCGAATTTCCTACATTAAGTAAAAGGAAGGAAGCCCATGCAGGTTATTAGTCGAGTTCAATTTCCTCAAACAGTTGAAACATCTGACTTATACTTCAAGCTCGATACACACACATCCATCAATCTTTCTACTGGAGAAAATCTCATTACTCTACGTAAAGGCAGTGTTCTATCTTTTAACACTTACTTTAACTCAATTTACGAAAAATTCTACACAAAATATACAAATCTTAGTTTACTCTATTACTTACTAAAACTCGAAGGTGATTTTGAGATTCTTGCTTATCGAGAAACAGATGCAAATACCCAAGAAGTCATCTTAAATGAAAAAATTGAGCGCTGTCAACTATCAGAAAGCGTAAAAATATTACTGCCAGAACTCAAACCGAACCAAGAAGCCGCTCGAATTTATCTAGAAATTACTTGTCTCAGCGAACGAGGTTTATTTGCTGAAGGGTTAGTTGTCACAGAACAAGAAAAGTTTAGAGATGTGTCATTGGCTATTATCACTTGTACTTTCAAAAAAGAAGTCTATGTAAAGAAAACCGTTAATACTATTCTGCAAAATAGTTTTTTAAAAGATAAAAAATTTAAAGTTTTTGTAGTCGATAATGGAAAAACTCTAAACACTAGTGAATTTGAAGACTTTAGAGTTAGACTGATTTCCAATCGAAACGTTGGTGGAAGTGGTGGTTTTACTAAAGGTCTCATTGAGGCGTTACAAGAAGGTAACTATACTCATTTCCTATTTATGGATGATGATATAGAGTTAGAAAGTGAATCTATTTACAGGCTTTTCACTTTGTATGAGTATGCAAATCAAGATTTTGCAATTTCTGGTAGTATGTTGGATTTAAATAGAAAACATATTTTGTATGAAGCTGGAGCAATATATAATAAATCCATCAATCACAAAGGAAAAATTGAACAAAATCAATACACCGGTTATCCTTTAAAGCACGACCTAGATTTACGCACCACTAAAACCCTAAATGCCCTTTTGTCAGAAGACAACATAGATTATGGAGGATTTTGGTTTTTTGCTTTTTCTAAGGAAATCGTTGAAAAAATTGGATTACCTCTGCCATTGTTTATTAAAATAGATGACATGGAATTTGGTTTAAGAATTAACGAATATTTGAAAAATGGCATAGTTGCTTTTCCTTCTATAGCAGTTTGGCACGAACCCTTTTATGCCAAAAGACCAATTTGGGATTTTTACTATTACACTCGCAATCACTTAATAGCAAATTCCATTCACAGTTCATTTGAATATATTAAGACAGTTAAAAAATTTACGCGCTGTCTGCTTTATTACTTGTTTATCTTTGATTACAACACTGCAGAAATGGTAGTCAAAGGTTTTGAAGATTACATGCAAGGTCCAAATTTCATTAGAAGTAACGACCCAGAGATCTTACATTCTCAGATTTTTGAATTTAGTAAAAGTTATAAAAATCAAACTCTACTAGATTCTAGTTCAATTATCGGAAATCATACAAGAAGTAAAATTGGCATTCTACAGAAAGTTATTAGTTTATTAACACTCAACGGTCATTTACTACCACAGTTTCTCATTGCAGATCGAAGCACTATTATTCGAGATGGCGTGAAAGAACGTGAATCAATTTGTAAAGGATTTGCCAAAAAAAGAATTATTTATCTTTTAGAAACAAGTCCTACTTCTTATCAATACGAATTAGACCAAAAAGCAGGTCTCAATATTTTATTAAAATGGGTTAGTTTGGTTGTCAGACATTCTTCCAAATGGTCTAGTGTCAATGCAGAGTGGAAAAAAGCCTTTAGCGATTTCACCACTATGCGATTTTGGCAGAATTACCTTGAACCACAGAAGTAATACGATTTGGGATTTTAAATTTTGAATTCATCCAAATTAAGACAAGGAGAGATGCTATGAGAGTAGATTGGTTGGTTGTGGGGGCTGGATATTCTGCGTGTGTTCTTGCTGAAAGAATTGCTAACGAGTTAGGACAACGAGTCCTGATTGTAGAAAAACGAGACCATATCGGTGGTAATGCTTATGACTATTACAACGAACATGGCATTTTGGTACACAAATACGGTCCTCATATTTTTCACACAAAATCTAAGAAAGTCTGGGATTATCTCTCTGAGTTCACTGAATGGCGACCTTATTACCACCACGTACTTGCTGTTGTGGAAGGTAAGAAAGTTCCCTTACCCTTTAATTTAAATACGCTCTACGCTCTCTTTCCTCCTCGCTACGCTGAAAAGTTAGAGGAACAGCTTTTAGAACACTTTGGTTTTGGAGTCAAAGTGCCAATTCTTAAGTTGCGGGAAACGGCTATTGGAGATTTGGAGTTTCTTGCTAACTACATTTATGAAAATATCTTTGCTCGTTACACAGCCAAGCAGTGGGAACTCAAACCAGAAGATCTCGATCGCGGAGTTACCGGACGCGTTCCAGTTTACATCAGTCGCGACAACCGCTACTTCCAAGATCCATACCAAGCAATGCCAAAACACGGTTACACGGAAATGTTCCGCCGCATGCTGGCTCACCCTAATATCAAGATACTTTTGAATGCCGACTATCGTGAAGTTATTAACGACATCAAATTCAACCGGATGGTTTATACAGGTCCCATTGATACCTTCTTTGATTATATGTACGGTGAGCTACCTTACCGCAGCTTGCGCTTTCACTTTGAGACCCTAGACCAAGAGCAATACCAAGAAGTCGGTACAGTGAACTACCCTAACGACTACGATATTACCCGTATTACCGAGCAAAAGTATTTATCGGGGCAAACGTCACCCAAAACTACATTGGTTATGGAGTATCCTCAAGCTTATGTACCGGGTAAAAACGATCCTTATTACCCGATTCCGCGTGAGGAAAATCGCGAGCGTTATGACCTCTATCTCAAAGAAGTGCAAAAGCTCAAAGGTACAGTCATTTTTGCCGGACGGCTGGCTGAATACAAATACTATGATATGGATCAAGCAGCATTACGCGCCTTGAGCTTGTTTGAGAAAGAAGTCGCAGTTGGAGATTTAGTTGGAGTACAGGCATAACATTTAGTTTGTAGTAGCGCTGTCTTCGCGCTGAGTGCTACTACGATCTAAGTAAACTGAATGTAGCGATTTTACTTGAGGAAGTCGATAAGCGTGTCTGACAAAGTGATTCAAGTGGAAAACTTAAGCAAAAAGTATATTCTGGGTCACCAGCACGAAGGTTCTCAGTACAAAACTTTCCGCGATTTTATTACCAATGGCGCAAGAGTACTGAGTCAAAAATTGCTGAACCCCTCGCAAGAGATGTTCGATTTAGCCCGTGAAGAGTTTTGGGCTTTAAAGGATATATCTTTTGAAATTAACCAAGGCGATCGCGTTGGAATTATAGGTCGAAATGGTGCAGGAAAATCAACACTACTAAAAATTCTGAGTCGGATTACAGAACCGACACGAGGAACTGTCCGAATTAAAGGTCGAGTTGCTAGTTTATTGGAGGTTGGAACCGGTTTTCATCTAGAACTAACTGGTAAAGAAAATATTTTTTTGAACGGAGCCATACTGGGAATGAGCAAGGCAGAAATTCAACACAAGTTTGATGAAATTGTTGCCTTTGCAGAAGTTGAACAGTTTTTAGATACGCCAGTGAAACGTTATTCATCAGGAATGTACGTGCGCTTGGCGTTTGCCGTTGCAGCCCATTTAGAACCAGAAATACTGATCGTCGATGAAGTGCTAGCAGTCGGAGATACACAGTTTCAAAAGAAGTGTTTGGGAAAAATGGAGGATGTATCAGCTAAGGAGGGAAGGACAGTTTTATTTGTCAGCCATAGTATGAATGCGGTAGAGTCGCTTTGCAATCGAGGGATTGTGCTTGAGTCTGGCAAATTGTATGCAGACAGTGGAGCACAAGAGGCGATTGGGGCTTATTTAGAAAAAACTCACAAACTCATGTATGAAACTTCTCTAGCTGAACGAACAGATCGCAAAGGTTGTGGTAAAGTCAGAGCAATTAGCTTCAAAATATTAGATACAGAAGGAAACGAAGTTAATATCTTACAGTCAGGTAAAGATTATTATTTTGTAGTTGGCTACGTAAACAATACAAGATACCCTCTGAGTAATGTTGTTTTTAGCTTTGATTTTTTAGATGAGAAAGGTAACACGATTTTATTGTTTCGGACTAATTTTACTAATGATAATATAACTGTGGAGCCTGATGCTGGTTATGTAAGATGTAAAGTCAATAATTTTCCACTTGCCAATGGTTCTTACCACTTTTTGATTTTTCTTTCTCATGGCGAGCATGAAATATTAGATTGGCTTGAAGATGCTGCAACTATTAAGGTAGAAGGAGGAGACTTTTTTGGAACTGGAAATCCTGGATTGCCAACCCATTGTAAGATTTTAGCAAAAGCTGAATGGTCTACCCTGCACTATCCCCAACTTCTTAAAGAGGTCGGAGGTCTAGACTAGAATTTCAAAAATTTCATGGGATTCCAAATAAAATTATCTTCAACACCAGGAGACATACCGATCCAGGATATATGGAACCATTAGCTGAATTTCTTCTGTTGATACCACAAAAAGGCTATGCAGGCAACTCCTATTGGGTATATGCTGTTCTTGAAAAAGATGAAGTACCTTTTAATACTAAAGAAGCAATGAGACATTTAGCTTAGTATAAAATATGTCATACTCTAGGCTAACGTGGATCGATCCGAGCTACTGAGCGGATAACAAACTATATCAAAGGTATTTTTTCTATATTGGACGAATTTGAGGCTATTCAACACTTCTTGAGGAGCACGCTACCGATGTTCTCATTTGAAACATACTCATGAGTTTTTATTTTTTCTTCGAGAAAAAATTAATATATGTTTATATTCTATAAAGCTTACTGGCTCTGGGTTTGAGAGTCCAAGAATCTTCAAACTAAACTGGAGTTTTTTCTTTACATCGGTAATTACGGTTGCCATTGCGATCGTTCACCTTTAATCTATACCAGTTAGGCGAGTGGTGCTGTGTTCTCTGTGGCAAACAATGAGTTTTGTTTGTCTGACTAAGGCTGATTTGTACAGCGCCTAATATCCTGTCAAATTAATTGTTCAGGGTTGAGCCTCTACCACATTTGGAGTACGAGAACTCACCAAGTGTGAGTTTCAACAAACCATGAGTTCAGTAAAAGAGGCAAATGATTATTTTTGACCCTATTACCGTTACCGTTATTAGCCATGTGCTTAGTAGTACCGCCGCAATCAGCTTTAGCAGCCAAAATCCATCCAGCTTAAGCGTGACAGAAGGTACCAAGAATCTCATCACAGCTCAAGCAACCCCAGCGACCTCAAACAACAACTGCGGTCCCGGTCAACCACGTGATAAGCACGTGTGGCCTTTTGCCTGTGACAGTATTTGGAATGTACCAATTGGCTCAAACGCAAATTACGTTGATGCTTATATTGGTTCAAAAGGCGCTGGAGTTGACACTGACTGGTTTGTCGTGACTAAAGAGACCGACCAATTGCAAAATGTTTATATGGTAGGTGGTTGGGACAGCAATCGCTGTAGCGGTACTGTACCCCAGGAACAG
It encodes the following:
- a CDS encoding class I SAM-dependent methyltransferase, coding for MNNLYTIENAEKFNWSSVSGQLNPERVSHLDKYLIGKKILDAGCGGGAYVEFLSQKNLEVTGVDKYEHFLQVARQKGKLGTYIQADITNLPFPDKVFDCTYCYDVLEHIDDQAAIKELIRVTSKRLIVAVPQEDEIMKKFNLTFLHYQDKTHLRNYTENSLKIFFK
- a CDS encoding glycosyltransferase family 4 protein; translated protein: MKVLYNITLLGAGYYYPLSRTGIFRVIENLAYGLKNSNECDLIFCSQGSPQILFDVLDYLQSNSELAGVPIGYQSKDLKFRRLLQNVYHPLNQKLDNLPLTQKLLPDILVLRTIRKVLTYVTQTANSLYKPISWHNLAEADIYHSPYEPIPDDIRKAATPIQKFLTVHDLIPIIHPEFFDLQDNDTVERAISSLDPESWVLCVSQSTKDDLCNYSSIIDPSRVFVTHLAASKLFYPCLDSQHIKATCSKYNIPNAPYILSLSTLEPRKNIDLTIRCFLQLIQQEKIQDLNLVLVGAKGWKYDKIFAEISKNPVLKDRIITTGYVADEDLAALYSGAIAFVYPSFYEGFGLPPLEAMQCGVPVITSNTSSLPEVVGDAGITLDPKDADGLCHSLLELYNQPGLRKSMSYKSLEQAKKFSWEKCTQQTLAAYKTALSA
- a CDS encoding glycosyltransferase family 4 protein, whose amino-acid sequence is MKILYDISLLGIGHYDPVNRTGTFRVVENMACGLASLKDINLKFCVSQNLPVLVECLDYLTYNKKLLKKTLAYSKPQEFIARQLYNYNIKLSKSHDTLPLKVLKKFYRIANRLAEKHIHPLNAKLLQNADVFHSPCFALTSQVKESKNVKKFLTVHDLIPILYPNLFEHNNEEYLKKILNSIDSEDYVTCVSNSTKNDLCNYLKNIDPERVFVTHLAAAPDVFYPCSNSEKLVGIRNKYHIPNAAYILSLCTLEPRKNIDHVIRCFAKLIQEQNIKDLYLILVGTKGWSYNKIFEEVANFPLAKERVILTGYVADEDLAALYSGALAFTYLSFYEGFGLPPLEAMQCGVPVISSNTSSLPEVVGDAAIMLDPLDVDGLCQSILEIYNNSSLRETMSLKSIEQAKRFSWERCARETVKAYKKAVAV
- a CDS encoding glycosyltransferase family 4 protein — translated: MSFDKNNFDIIHSPYHKLPSEELTKGVPRVITVHDIIPIIMPEMVNPILIPYFQEVLNSINHHQDWVVCNSEYTKQEFCEYTGMPLERTFVTPLAATDRFYRVTDSARIDTARQRYGIPDGDYFLSLGTQLEPRKNLAHLIRCFLRLLSEQPNLNINLVLVGSQRFQSVETIDRLFPQFSSRVLFTGYVADEDLSAIYSGATAFIYPSLYEGFGLPLLEAMRCGTPVIASNTTSLPEVVGDAGILVDPKDEDALCQAMLDLLRDSHLVQELRQKGFARSQNFSWSKCAADTAKVYKRIVNHQ
- a CDS encoding glycosyltransferase family 2 protein; the protein is MSVNPKVSIITPAYNTSRYIKKAIESALAQVEQNIEVIVVDDASTDNTVEVVSSFSDPRIKLLVNESHQGPSYSRNRALKEAKGEWIALLDSDDWYAPKRLERLLQVAEKENADFVADDLYLIPEGEDTPWSITVFQKNRIHLDKPKQIDLIYFVERYLSITKPLIKLNFLIQQNLKFNESLKYEEDFVLFFFCLLKGCRFIILPEPYYFYQIRINSLMKEYVDFYEQACKTNLSLLQQEFTQENPQLKRTLLKRLKTMKQIRAFYRVRQAFKEGGFLTALIKAILNPNFLPVLWEKLPGMFRYYFFYRWNTNLSK
- a CDS encoding glycosyltransferase, with translation MQVISRVQFPQTVETSDLYFKLDTHTSINLSTGENLITLRKGSVLSFNTYFNSIYEKFYTKYTNLSLLYYLLKLEGDFEILAYRETDANTQEVILNEKIERCQLSESVKILLPELKPNQEAARIYLEITCLSERGLFAEGLVVTEQEKFRDVSLAIITCTFKKEVYVKKTVNTILQNSFLKDKKFKVFVVDNGKTLNTSEFEDFRVRLISNRNVGGSGGFTKGLIEALQEGNYTHFLFMDDDIELESESIYRLFTLYEYANQDFAISGSMLDLNRKHILYEAGAIYNKSINHKGKIEQNQYTGYPLKHDLDLRTTKTLNALLSEDNIDYGGFWFFAFSKEIVEKIGLPLPLFIKIDDMEFGLRINEYLKNGIVAFPSIAVWHEPFYAKRPIWDFYYYTRNHLIANSIHSSFEYIKTVKKFTRCLLYYLFIFDYNTAEMVVKGFEDYMQGPNFIRSNDPEILHSQIFEFSKSYKNQTLLDSSSIIGNHTRSKIGILQKVISLLTLNGHLLPQFLIADRSTIIRDGVKERESICKGFAKKRIIYLLETSPTSYQYELDQKAGLNILLKWVSLVVRHSSKWSSVNAEWKKAFSDFTTMRFWQNYLEPQK